A segment of the Suncus etruscus isolate mSunEtr1 chromosome 19, mSunEtr1.pri.cur, whole genome shotgun sequence genome:
CTGGGGCAGGGGTGGGCCGGGCACAGCAGCAAAGGTCCTGTAGGCTTGCTTCACGCTGGCAGGCAGCTCCTCCGGGGACGGTGGGAAGGCGGGCTGCAGGCCACCGGGCTGTGAGTGCTGATTGCCCCCCATGGCAAGGAGTGCCTCTGCCCCCACCCACTCATTTGCAAAGAGCCGAAGGCTAAGAGGAGGGGGTGAGGAGGGGCTTAGGGGTGCTTACCAGAGGCTGGTTGGGCAGGCAGGGGGCCTCGGGGGTCTTCCTGGATGCAGGGAGCTGGGGGAGAGGAAAGGGGGTGAGTGGGCAGGGCTGATCCCCACGAAGAGGAGCTGGGGGCCCAGAAGAGGTGGGTCTTCCACTCCTGACCCAGGCCCAGCCCTAGGCATGTCCCAGGGAGGACTAGGACccgagtcagcaggggagttcaGAAAGCCAGGATCTTCCGAGCAGCCCAGCTCAGGCAGAAGGCTGCATCGGCTGGCAGGGCAACTGGGCTGGCACCCCTtacagcaggggtcctcaaactttttcaacagggggccagttcactgtccctcagaccattggagggtctgactctagtaaaaacaaaacttatgaacgaattctttttttttttttttttggggggccacacccggcggtgctcaggggttactcctggctgtctgctcagaaatagctcctggcaggcacgggggaccctatgggacaccgggattcgaaccaaccacctttggtcctggatcggctgcttgcaaggcaaacgccgctgtgctatctctccgggcccatgaacgaattcttatgcacactgcatagatcttactttgcaatgaagaaacaaaacaaaacagatacaaatacaatatgtggctatagtttgaggaccactgccttacAGTGTCCCAGTCGGGACCTCCACTCCTCCTGGGCTCCCACTGCCTCAAACCCTGTCCCGAAGGCAAGAGGAGGCTGGACCCTGGAGTGGCCACAGCGTGATATGACCTAGCCATAGTGCCTCTGGGCTCAGGCCCTGGGGAACACATCTCTGTGTCCCAGGACAGGACAACAAGGGGCAAGGCGGGCAGCGGTGACACTCACCCCAGTCTCCAGCCCCCACAGCGGCAGTGCCTGGAGAGACCGATCATCCTGCGGATGGCAGGAGCGTCAGGAGGGAAGCACAGGCCCAGCCCAGGCCAGCGCCAGCCCTGCCACTCGCACAGTCCCCTGCATGCGCCTCGTCTCGCCTCACCTTGCCCAGGCCCTCGGGGCTCGTCTCATGGTCCACGGAAGACAGGCTCTCCAGGCTGTGGCGGCGGCTGAGGCCGGCCACTAAGGGGTTGGCGATGGTGCCAGGGGATacctggggaggggaggggcatgACTCAGGCAGGAGCAATCACACCCAGAGAACAGGGGACCTGTGGGGGCCGGAGGGGGCACATCAGTAGCCCCACACAGGGTGGGCACCCAGAACGGCATGTGAGGGGACACTGCAGCTTCTCGGGGGCTGGGGGCCCTGCAGGCTGGCACTGACCTCGGCTGGGCCGGGAGCGCTTGCGTCGAAGCCATCGCAGACTAGCACGGTCAAGCTGTCAGCAGCTCCACGCAGCAGCTGGACGGCCTCGGCATGTGTCAGGCCCAGCAGGCTCTGTTGGTTCACCTCCAGCAGCCGCTGCCCCACACGCAGGCGCCCGTCACGGCCCGCTGCCCCCGTGGGGCTTACCTTATATGGTGAGGCAAGGTGAATTCAGAGGTGGCCCCAGCCTGCGCCCAGTGCCCAGGCccggcccagcccagccctgcccgGTGGCTCCACCTTAGAGATAAAGATGCCCTCATCAGTAGGGTCACAGGGGTTGCCGGCGTGGCCCTTGGCGCCCCCACGGATGCTGATGCCCAGCTTCTCGCCCGGCATCTTGTGGATGTGGAGCTCGCGCATGCCGGGTGGCGGCGGGTCCCTGCGCACCAGCAGCACCAGCTCCAGGCAAGGCCGGAGCAGCGCGCTGACTGCCTCCTGGTGCGTGGCCCCGCGAATGTCCTGCCCGTTCACCGCCAGGATGCGATCGCCCACCCTCAGGCCACTGCGCACCGCCAGGCCTCGGGGCAGCACCTGAGAAGGCCAGTGAGGAGTGCGTGAGTGGCCGCAGACAGGTTCCGtgccctggaccccagacccagcCTGAGCTGGCCCCGGCCTACCTTGGAGATGAACACACCAGGTTCCTGGACTCCAAAGGGGTGGCTGGAGTGGTCGGAGCCTCCCACGATGCTGAGCCCCAGCGGGCCCCCAGATCTCGGCAGGCAGATCTCCTGGGAATGCCGAGCAGGCCCAAGAAAGGCTTCCTCAGGACAGGTGGCCCTGGCCTGGCAGCCACCCTGGGGCTGGGCTGATGGGCGGCGGGGCTGCGGAACTCCGGGGCACTCACCTCCACCGGGTACGGGCTCTCCAGGGTGGCAgctagcaggctgggggagagGTGCAACGGCCCTGGCTCACCAGGACTGGCAGTGAACACAGGGGAAGCGTTGTTGGCAGCAGCAGTGGAAGGTGAGGGGGACTGCGGCAGCGGGCTGGGGAGCAGGGCGCCCCCTGCCTCCCGCTCTAGCAGCAGTGCAATAGTGGGGGTGGCTGCGGTCAGCAGGGACACAGCGTGCTCATGCCGGGCCTCCGTCATGTCCACCCCGTTGATCTGCAGGAATGCAGGGATCAGGGGTCAGGGGCCTCCGGAGCCGGGGTGGTGGTGCCAGAGGGTATGGGGGGGCCCCCACTCACCGAGAGGACCCGGTCTCCAACCTGCAGGGTGCCTGCCCGGTGGGCAGCTCCACCCTCTGCGATGCGAGAGATGAAGATACCCTACGGAGGCAGAGGAGGGGGGCATGGGCACAAGCAGGCGAGGAGAGACCTTGTCTGCCCCGGGGTTGCCACCCCACCCATCCCCTCCCTGCACCCCCCAACTGCTCTGGCAGGGCCCTGCCCCTCCCCGCCTCACCCCGTCGCTGGCCCGGTAGGGCGTGGAGCCTTTCCCACCAGCGATGCTGAAGCCCAGGCCCTTCTCGCTGCGCACCAGGCAGGCCACGTGCCGCTGGCGGAGGGGCCTGGGGCTGGCGGGCTCAGCGGGCAGCAGGGGCAGGCGGAGGCGGGGGCTGGAGTCGTCCTCGGGCCGCAGAGGCGTGACGGTGACCGCATTCTCAGGCTCCACCATGCGCTCCCGCCACAGCCGCATCTGCACAGTGGAGCCTGCGCCCCTCAGCGCCTCCACAGCTTGGTGGTGTTCGGCTTCGTGCAGGTCCACCCCGTTCACCTGAGGGACCAAGAGCGGGCAGCCATGCCACGGCCAGGCTccggggatggggatggggtgaTCTGCTCTCCCCATGCACCCACGGCCGCTCACTTACCTCCAGGAGCTTGTCCCCCACACGGACCCCGGCGCGGGCAGCAGGCCCTTCTTCAGACACTCGAGAGATGAAAATACCCTGGGGGGAGTGTATGAGCTGAATCCAGGACCCCGTGCAGGGCAGGGGGCACCCAGCCGGCTTGAGGGGTGGGCTTACCTCGTCCTCGCCCTTGTAGGGGGTGGAGCCCTTGCCGCCCGCAATACTGATGCCCAGGCCCCCAGTCTGCCGCACGATGGTGAGCGTCAGCTgcaaacagaacagaacagacaTGGCAGCCGGGGCGGCAGGGCAGGCGTGGCTGCGATCAGAGCCCCAGAAGATGCAGCGAGGCGCCCCACACCCACAGGAGACGGCCCAAGCACGAAAGCAGGGAAGCGAGCAGAGCGAGAGTACAGACCTCTTCCTCCTCAATGCGAGCGGGCTCTATCAGCAGGTTATTGGCCTGGTCAAACGACACACCCTGTCGGGACGAGCAGCGCGAGGCAGTGAGCTGCCGCCACCAGGAGCACAAAGCACAGCCGACGGTCCCGGCCCACAACTGGTGCGCCCGCCACCCCTGCACACCACAGCCGGGAGATCCGCACGACCACTGAGGGCCCCAGCGTCCCGCAGTCACGGCCGCGCAGCACCGGCCAGGACCCGGGCTGGGACCCGACACGAGCAGGGAATGTCAGGAGGAGTTTGAGCCCAGAACTGCCTGTAGGGCCCCTGGAGACAGCAGCAGGGAAGCGCCACCAGAAACACCAGCGAGGCTGGTGGTGAGGACCAAACAGTCCACCAGAGAGAGACACAGCCCATCGATACCACCTGGGCCAGCGGTGAGGATCAATAGCCCACCAGACGCACCAGCAGCGAAGACTGACACAGCCTGCCTCGTCGTGGCCGGGACCTGGAAACTCACCTTGACGGAGGGCACAGGAGCCGCCACCTCCTCCTCTTGCACgttatcttcctcctcctcctcctcatcttcctcctcctcctcctcctcctcggccCGTGGCGCCCACGGCATGTGGGGTCCATTGCACCAGGTGGCACCGTCGGCATCAGGCACAGCGCCCTGTAGCAGGGCGGCCACGGCTTCGGGCTGGGGCAGCTTGGAGATCTTGAAGTGCTTCTTGTAGTGCGGCGTGTCTTTGCGGATGAGCCGCTGCCTGCCGCCGCAGGGCCACGGGGTGTCCAGGGGGGCCGAGTCACTCTCCTCACCCTCGTGGGGCAGCAGGATGTCCTCCGCGAAATGCACAGTGGGCTGCAGAAGGTGGGTGTGAGGCCTCCTGCCTGGGATATGGCCCGGCCGGACCCGCCAGGCCTCCCCAACCTGATGGCCTCACCTCCTCATAGCTCTCCTCCGGGGATTCCTCTGGGTTGGCCTCCTGTGGGCCTGGAACCTCCACCTCGGACCTGGGGGCCTCAGGTTTCCCCTGGGAGGTGGTGCTGGTGGACACGGGGGAGCCCTCGTTCAGGCTGGACTCCGCACTCAGTCTCCGGTCCTGTGGGTATTGGGGGTACATTCACTTCCTGGGATGAGCCGAGCTGAGCCCCCAGGGCTTGCACAGAGGGTGAGATGCTGTGTCCCAGCCTCTGCCTGACAGGCCAGTCCACAGCATCCAGAGGCGAAGCAGGATAAATGACCTCAGGGCCAGCAGCAGCCCAGGCCCCACAACAGTCTCCCTCCCGAAACACCCACCCCTGTCCCACAGGGCACCTCCTCTAGGGGCGTAGGGGCCCTAGGCCCCAGCCTGCAGGCAGGAGCCTCAGCCCGACGCTCTTCCACGCCTCTCTTCATCACCTTCAGCTCGCTGGGGTGAGGCGTGGCACGGCGCTGCAGGCCCTGTGGACAGTGGCCAAGGGTTGGGTGGGACTGTGGGGGCACGGACACGGGGTGACTGGGGACCCGTCCCCTCCCGTACCTGCTTCTCTGTAGCCTCCTCGGGCTCCTCGTCCCCTGCAGGGGCCTCCAGGAACTGGATGACGCTGACACGGCTGACAGGGGCATCACTCCAGCTGTCCGACGGGCTGCCCTGCAGCAGCGGGTCCTCTGTGGGAGAGCAGAGTGAGGCCCGGGGCTGCGCACAGCTGCACCGCTCGGTGGGACACGTGCAGCCCTTGGCCTGGCCCCTAGCAGGTGGCACCTACCGAGGCTGGGCGGGGGCTGCTGAGGTAGCAGGTAGCAGGTCAGCACCTTCTCCCCTGTCTGGGCATCGTCTTCCGTCTGGAAGCGGAGCATGGGCTGGGCCTGATTCTCCGCCAGCCACAGGGCCTTGAGGTTGAGGTGGGTGAGAGCCAGCGGCAGGCTCTGCAGCCTGTGGCAGAAGAGGGGGCATCAGCGGGCTGGACAGGGGGTGGGCAGAGGCCAGAGGGTCGGGAAGACAGTGGAGCAGCACGGGCTCAGAGGAGTGGGCAAGGCCGGGAAGTGTGGCCTACAGGAGGAGCCGGAAAGGGCTAGCCCGGCACCTGTTCCCGGCCACGTCCAGTACGTGCAGCTCCGTTGT
Coding sequences within it:
- the SCRIB gene encoding protein scribble homolog isoform X2 codes for the protein MLKCIPLWRCNRHVEALDRRHCSLQAVPDDVYRYSRSLEELLLDANQLRELPKPFFRLLNLRKLGLSDNEIQRLPPEVANFMQLVELDVSRNDIPEIPESIRFCKALEIADFSGNPLSRLPEGFTQLRSLAHLALNDVSLQALPGDMGNLANLVTLELRENLLKSLPSSLSFLVKLEQLDLGGNDLEVLPDTLGALPNLRELWLDRNQLSALPPELGNLRRLVCLDVSENRLEELPAELGGLALLTDLLLSQNSLQRLPDGIGQLKQLSILKVDQNRLCEVTEAIGGCENLSELVLTENLLTTLPHSLGNLTKLTNLNVDRNHLETLPPEIGGCLALNVLSLRDNRLAALPPELANTTELHVLDVAGNRLQSLPLALTHLNLKALWLAENQAQPMLRFQTEDDAQTGEKVLTCYLLPQQPPPSLEDPLLQGSPSDSWSDAPVSRVSVIQFLEAPAGDEEPEEATEKQGLQRRATPHPSELKVMKRGVEERRAEAPACRLGPRAPTPLEEDRRLSAESSLNEGSPVSTSTTSQGKPEAPRSEVEVPGPQEANPEESPEESYEEPTVHFAEDILLPHEGEESDSAPLDTPWPCGGRQRLIRKDTPHYKKHFKISKLPQPEAVAALLQGAVPDADGATWCNGPHMPWAPRAEEEEEEEEDEEEEEEDNVQEEEVAAPVPSVKGVSFDQANNLLIEPARIEEEELTLTIVRQTGGLGISIAGGKGSTPYKGEDEGIFISRVSEEGPAARAGVRVGDKLLEVNGVDLHEAEHHQAVEALRGAGSTVQMRLWRERMVEPENAVTVTPLRPEDDSSPRLRLPLLPAEPASPRPLRQRHVACLVRSEKGLGFSIAGGKGSTPYRASDGGIFISRIAEGGAAHRAGTLQVGDRVLSINGVDMTEARHEHAVSLLTAATPTIALLLEREAGGALLPSPLPQSPSPSTAAANNASPVFTASPGEPGPLHLSPSLLAATLESPYPVEEICLPRSGGPLGLSIVGGSDHSSHPFGVQEPGVFISKVLPRGLAVRSGLRVGDRILAVNGQDIRGATHQEAVSALLRPCLELVLLVRRDPPPPGMRELHIHKMPGEKLGISIRGGAKGHAGNPCDPTDEGIFISKVSPTGAAGRDGRLRVGQRLLEVNQQSLLGLTHAEAVQLLRGAADSLTVLVCDGFDASAPGPAEVSPGTIANPLVAGLSRRHSLESLSSVDHETSPEGLGKDDRSLQALPLWGLETGLPASRKTPEAPCLPNQPLPAFPPSPEELPASVKQAYRTFAAVPGPPLPQDDPAQPLTPGSTASPEQLSFRERQKYFELEVRAPPAEGPPKRVSLVGADDLRKMQEEEARKLQQKRAQMLREATEAGHPSDPSDDGTLEPEEPPWAGPGHTAGPGPGSPLLAGGSAPVRTAKAERRHQERMRMQSPELPVPERALSPAERRALEAEKRALWRAARMKSLEQDALRAQMVLSKSQESRGKRGPLERLAESPSPAPTPSPTPLEDLGSQTSMSPSRLSPGLAEDVRSLEPSPSPGLQQEDGEVAMVLLGRPSRGTLGPEEMALCSSRRPVRPGRRSLGPVPS
- the SCRIB gene encoding protein scribble homolog isoform X1, which gives rise to MLKCIPLWRCNRHVEALDRRHCSLQAVPDDVYRYSRSLEELLLDANQLRELPKPFFRLLNLRKLGLSDNEIQRLPPEVANFMQLVELDVSRNDIPEIPESIRFCKALEIADFSGNPLSRLPEGFTQLRSLAHLALNDVSLQALPGDMGNLANLVTLELRENLLKSLPSSLSFLVKLEQLDLGGNDLEVLPDTLGALPNLRELWLDRNQLSALPPELGNLRRLVCLDVSENRLEELPAELGGLALLTDLLLSQNSLQRLPDGIGQLKQLSILKVDQNRLCEVTEAIGGCENLSELVLTENLLTTLPHSLGNLTKLTNLNVDRNHLETLPPEIGGCLALNVLSLRDNRLAALPPELANTTELHVLDVAGNRLQSLPLALTHLNLKALWLAENQAQPMLRFQTEDDAQTGEKVLTCYLLPQQPPPSLEDPLLQGSPSDSWSDAPVSRVSVIQFLEAPAGDEEPEEATEKQGLQRRATPHPSELKVMKRGVEERRAEAPACRLGPRAPTPLEEDRRLSAESSLNEGSPVSTSTTSQGKPEAPRSEVEVPGPQEANPEESPEESYEEPTVHFAEDILLPHEGEESDSAPLDTPWPCGGRQRLIRKDTPHYKKHFKISKLPQPEAVAALLQGAVPDADGATWCNGPHMPWAPRAEEEEEEEEDEEEEEEDNVQEEEVAAPVPSVKGVSFDQANNLLIEPARIEEEELTLTIVRQTGGLGISIAGGKGSTPYKGEDEGIFISRVSEEGPAARAGVRVGDKLLEVNGVDLHEAEHHQAVEALRGAGSTVQMRLWRERMVEPENAVTVTPLRPEDDSSPRLRLPLLPAEPASPRPLRQRHVACLVRSEKGLGFSIAGGKGSTPYRASDGGIFISRIAEGGAAHRAGTLQVGDRVLSINGVDMTEARHEHAVSLLTAATPTIALLLEREAGGALLPSPLPQSPSPSTAAANNASPVFTASPGEPGPLHLSPSLLAATLESPYPVEEICLPRSGGPLGLSIVGGSDHSSHPFGVQEPGVFISKVLPRGLAVRSGLRVGDRILAVNGQDIRGATHQEAVSALLRPCLELVLLVRRDPPPPGMRELHIHKMPGEKLGISIRGGAKGHAGNPCDPTDEGIFISKVSPTGAAGRDGRLRVGQRLLEVNQQSLLGLTHAEAVQLLRGAADSLTVLVCDGFDASAPGPAEVSPGTIANPLVAGLSRRHSLESLSSVDHETSPEGLGKDDRSLQALPLWGLETGLPASRKTPEAPCLPNQPLPAFPPSPEELPASVKQAYRTFAAVPGPPLPQDDPAQPLTPGSTASPEQLSFRERQKYFELEVRAPPAEGPPKRVSLVGADDLRKMQEEEARKLQQKRAQMLREATEAGHPSDPSDDGTLEPEEPPWAGPGHTAGPGPGSPLLAGGSAPVRTAKAERRHQERMRMQSPELPVPERALSPAERRALEAEKRALWRAARMKSLEQDALRAQMVLSKSQESRGKRGPLERLAESPSPAPTPSPTPLEDLGSQTSMSPSRLALSGRFDYRVFAALPSSRPLCDIQSPGLAEDVRSLEPSPSPGLQQEDGEVAMVLLGRPSRGTLGPEEMALCSSRRPVRPGRRSLGPVPS